The nucleotide sequence CGTTGCGTTGGTTCACCGAGCTTGGGAAGTCGACCTACGTGCTGTGGGCGCTGGCGGGCGGGCTCATCGTCATCTTGCTAATGCTGCCGCGATTGGCCGGCATATCGCGGCAGGCTCTGATCGCATTCGGCGTGCGCGTTCAGTACATTTTCTTCTCGGTGCTGACCGCCGTTTTGTGCGCCGAATTCCTCAAATACATCATCGGCAGGAGCCGGCCGTTCGTCGGCGGCGAGGCCAATGCTTTCTATTTTAGCCACTTCGCTGGAAACCCGGCGTTTGAGAGCCTGCCGTCCGGCCATGCGACCACGGCGTTTGCGCTGGCCTTTGCGGTCTCCGCGGTATGGCGAAAAACGACGCTCGTTATGCTGGTCTATGCGGTGCTGATCTGCATCAGCCGGGTCATCCTGCTTGCCCATCATCCAAGCGATGTCGTCGGCGGCGCCTTGACCGGCGTGGTCTGCGCGATGTTCGTCCGCTACTGGTTCGCGGCCCGCCGCCTCGGGTTCTCGATCGGCCGGGACGGCTCCATTGAGCCCCTCGCGGGGCCGTCCGGGGCCTCCCTGAAAAGGGTTGCCCGACAGGCGTTGGCACCATAAGAAGCGGTCGCCCGCCCGGTGCGTGTTTTTACACGCATTTCTGGGCATTTGGACCCATCGGGACATGAGCGAGCACCAGACAAACCCCGGCCTGCCGGCCCCCGACGTATCGATTGTGGTTCCTGTCCGCAACGAGCAGGACAACGTCGCGCCGCTGATCGCCGAGATCGCGGCGGCGCTCGATGGCCGCTGGGCCTATGAGATCATCTACGTTAACGACGGATCGACCGATGCGACCGGCGAGCGGCTTGCCGCCGAAATGCAGAAGCGGAACAATTTACGCCAGATCCGCCATGCGGCCTCCAGCGGGCAATCCGCCGCCGTGCGGACCGGGATTCGCGCGGCGCGCGGCCGGATTGTCGCCACGCTCGACGGCGACGGTCAGAACAATCCCGCGTTCCTTCCGGATTTGATCGAAGCGATCGAGAAGGGCGGCGACAAGGTCGGCCTGGCAGCAGGTCAGCGTGTCGGCCGCAAGGATACCGGCTTCAAGAAATTTCAGTCGCGCACGGCCAACGGCGTGCGAAACGCAATCCTGCATGATGGCACCCGCGACACCGGATGCGGATTGAAGGCGCTTCGCCGCGACGTATTCCTCGCGCTGCCATATTTCGATGGTCTGCATCGCTTTCTGCCGGCGCTGGTGCGGCGGGAAGGGTATGACATCGTCTATGTCGATGTGATCGATCGTCCGCGCCACTCAGGCGTCTCGAACTACGGCTTCTTTGACCGGCTCTGGATCGGGATCATGGATCTCGCAGGCGTGTGGTGGCTGATCCGCCGCAAGAAATCCACGCCGGTCGCGACGGAGGTGAGCTGATGCTGATTCAGTTCGGTCAGGATCTTGGCAACTATCTCTACGATGTGTTCGTCGCGAAATTCGACTTCTGGCTCGCGTTCGGGCTCGTCGCGCAGTTGCTGTTCACGGCGCGTTTTCTGGTGCAGTGGATTTCGAGCGAGCGCGCAGGCCAGAGCGTGGTGCCGATGGCGTTCTGGTTCTTCTCGATGGCCGGCGGATTGATGACGCTGATCTACGGCGTCGCCAAGCGCGAGCCCGTGATCATTCTCGGCCAGTCGCTGGCGACGATCATCTACATCCGCAACATCATGCTGATCATCAAAAGCCGGGGCACAGGCTCGAAGGTCGAGAAGACCTAAGCGTCATTGCGAGGAGCGCCAGCGACGAAGCAATCCACTCTTGAGAAAATTTTGGATTGCTTCGCTACGCTCGCAATGACGAAAGGTAAGATCACTTCGCCGCGTTGAATGCGTCGAAGCCGCGCGCCAGATCGGCTTTCAGGTCATCCAGATTTTCAAGACCGATGTGGAAGCGCAGGGTGGGACCGCCCGGATTCCATGTCGTTGCCGTTCGATATGACGAGCAGTCGAACGGGATGACGAGGCTCTCGAAGCCGCCCCACGAATAGCCCATACCGAACAGCGTGACCGTGTCGAGAAACGCATCGACCGCCTGCTTCGACGCAGGTTTCAGCACGATGCTGAACAGCCCCGTGGCGCCGGTGAAGTCACGCTTCCAGATCGCATGCCCCGGATCGCTTTCCAGCGCGGGATGGATCACCCGCTGAACCTCGGGACGAGTAGCGAACCAGCGCGCCATGTCGAGACCGGCCTGCTGGTGATGGGCAAGGCGCACGGCCAATGTCCGGAGCCCGCGCAAGGCAAGAAACACATCGTCAGGTCCGGCGCAGACGCCGAGCAGACGGATCGCTTCGGTGATCGAAGGCCACGTTTTCGCGTTGGCGGAAATGGTCCCGAACATGATGTCGGAATGCCCGCCGATATATTTTGTCCCCGCCTGAATGCTGATGTCGACGCCCTGATCGAGCGAGCGGTGAAACAGCGGCGTGGCCCAGGTGTTGTCGTCGACGACCAGTGCGCCCTTGGCATGAGCGACGGCGGCAATGGCCGGTATGTCCGGCATCTCGAACGACTGCGATCCGGGCGCTTCGACCAGGACGGCCCGGGTGTTCGGCTTGAACAGCTTTTCGATCCCGGCTCCGATCAGCGGATCGAAATAGGTGGTTTCGATGCCATAGCGCTTGAGCAGGGCGTCGCAGAAATTCCGGGTGGGACGATATGCGCTGTCGATGACGAGCAAGTGATCGCCGGCCTTGAGAATCGCCAACAACGCTGTGGAAATCGCAGCCACGCCGGACGGCGCCAGTCCTACGCCGGCGCAGTTCGGGCCTTCGAGGGCCATAAGGGCCTGCTGGAGCGCCTTGGTGGTCGGCGTACCGTGCCGGCCGTACTGATACTCTCCGCGATGCGCGTGGAGATCTTCGGCGGTCGGATAGAGCACCGTTGAACCGCGCACGATGGGCGGATTGATGAAACCCTTTTGCGCAAGGGTGTCGCGACCGGAGGTCACCAGCTCTGTCTGTGGATCGAGCGGTGCGGAAGATCGGTCGTCTTTTCGGGAATTCATGTGAGGATCACTTGTGGAAGACATCTTGCCGCAGCGTTGCCCGACATGACCAATACGCCGCCGCTGCCTATGAATGGTATGCTCAGTAAGCTGACCGTGATGGCCGACGTCAACCCCTTGACACGTCACGCGCGGCGTTCTGTTATGCAGACCAGATATTTAGCTGGGTCTGTACACATCAGCAGGATCGTTTAGCCCCGCGCGACGTTGTCGTCGCCAGTGCCGAACTATCGGGAAAGGTCTTTCTATGAAACGGGTATCTCTCGCTCTTATTTCAATTGTCTCGGCATTTGCCGTCCAGTCCGCCCTTGCCCAGACGCAGGACAAGCCCAAGGACCGGGGAACGCTGCAGGGCGTGAAGGACCGGGGCACTCTGTCCTGTGGCGTCAGCCAGGGATTGCCCGGTTTCTCGGCACCCGATGACAAGGGCAACTGGACAGGCCTCGATGTCGATGTCTGCCGCGCCCTCGCGGCGGCGATCTTCAACGATCCGAGCAAGGTGAAATTCGTGCCGCTGTCGGCGAAGGATCGCTTCACGGCCCTCCAGTCGGGCGAAATCGATGTGCTCTCGCGTAATTCGACCTGGACCCTGTCGCGCGACACCTCGCTGGGCCTGAACTACACCGGCATTTCCTATTACGACGGGCAGGGCTTCATGATCCGCAAGTCGCTCAAGGTCAATTCGGCGCTGGAACTGAACGGCGCGTCGATCTGCGTTCAGACCGGCACGACGAACGAACAGAACACCTCGGATTACTTCAAGGGCAACAACATGAAGTACGAGCTGATCGCGTTCGGCACCGCGGACGAGACATTGAAGGCTTATGAGTCGGGCCGTTGCGATGTGTTCACGTCCGACGTCTCGCAACTGTATGCCGAGCGTCTCAAGGTCGCCGCGCCGAACGATCACGCCGTTCTCCCGGAAGTAATTTCCAAGGAACCGCTCGGTCCCGTCGTGCGTCACGGCGACGACCAGTGGTTCGATATCGTGAAGTGGACGTTGTTCGCGATGATCAATGCGGAGGAATATGCCATCACGCAGAAGAACGTCGACGAGATGGCGAAGTCGAGCAAGCCCGAACTGAAGCGGATGTTCGGCACCGACGGCAACCTCGGCGAGCAACTCGGCCTGACGAAGGATTGGGTCACGCGCATCATCAAGGCGACGGGCAACTACGGTGAATCCTTCGATCGCAATGTTGGCGCCGGTTCGAAGCTCAACATCGCGCGCGGATTGAACAAGCTCTGGAATCAGGGCGGGCTGCAGTACGCGCCGCCCATTCGCTAAGCGTCGCCGGACGCGGCGAATGGCCAATGAGCCCCGCAAGCCCCCGCTGCAACTGGTCGCACGGCTTCGCCGTGCGCTGGGTGGCCAGGCGGGGTGGAGCGGTGTGGTCGTACAGATCCTGTTCGTCGCGCTCGTCGTCTGGGTCGGTTACGAAATCGTCGATAATGCAAGGGCCAATCTTCAGACCCAGCGAATCGCGTCCGGCTTCGGATTTATGTCCAACACGGCGGGATTCGCGGTCAGTCAGGCGCTGATCCCGTTTACCGAAAGCGATTCCTACGCACGCGTTTTCGTTGTCGGTCTGCTGAACACGCTGCTGGTGTCCATCGTCGGCATCGTGATCGCGACGATCATCGGCGTGCTCGTCGCGCTGGGACGCCTGTCGCCGAACTGGTTGCTGGCGCGGATCGCCGGCGGCTATGTCGAACTGATCCGCAATCTACCGCTGCTGTTCCAGATTCTGTTCTGGTACCTGGCCGTGCTGGCGACGCTGCCCAGTCCTCGCCAGAGCATTTCGCTGTTCGGCACTGTGTTTCTGAGCAATCGCGGACTGATCGTTCCCGATCCTGTCCCGCAGCAACCGTTCGGCGTGTTCGTCGTGGCCATTGCGATCGGGATCGTCGCATCGCTTGCGATGCGCGCCTACGCACGTCGCCAGTTGTTCGTCGCCGGAGAGAAGCTCACGATCTGGCCGTTCGTGCTGGCCATGCTGATCGGGTTGCCCGCGCTGGCCATCGCGATGTTCGGCGCGCCTGTCACCTTCGACATGCCGCAGTTGAGGGGCTTCAACTTCGTCGGTGGCGCGAAGGTTTTGCCGGAATTCGCGGCCCTGACCATCGCACTGTCGACCTACACCGCCGCGTTCATCGCTGAAATCGTCCGCGCGGGGCTACAATCGGTTCCCAAGGGGCAGATGGAGGCTGGCGCGTCGCTCGGTCTGTCGCGCGGTGAAACGCTACGGCTGGTCATCATTCCGCAGGCGATGCGCGTGATCCTGCCGCCGCTGACCAACCAGTACCTCAACCTCACCAAGAATTCGTCGCTCGCGGTTGCGATCGGTTATCCCGATCTGTTCTCCGTGTTTGCTGGAACGGCCCTGAGCCAGACCGGGCAGGCGGTCGAGATCATCGCGCTGACCATGGGCGTCTATCTGCTGATCTCGCTGGTCACGAGCGCGATCATGAGTTTTTACGGCTGGCGTCTGAACCGGAGCCTTGCCGCATGACCGAGCAGGCCACCTCATTTGTCCGGCAGAATATCGTCGAAGCGCGCCGCGCTCCCGTCAGGACCACGGGCCTGATCGGCTTTGCGCGCGAACGGCTGTTCAATTCACCGCTCAACATCGCGATGACGCTCATCGGAGCTGTGCTGCTGTGGCTGATCCTTGTGCCTGTCGTGAAGTTCCTGCTGGTCGATGCGGTGTGGCAGGGCAGCGATCGCAACGCCTGCCTTGAGTCGAACGTAGGTCGCGTGGTCGGGGCATGCTGGCCATACATTCAAGCAAAACTCGACCAGTTCATCTACGGCTTCTATCCGGCGGAGGAACGCTGGCGGGTCAATCTCACGTTCGCGCTCGGCGCGCTACTGCTTCTGCCGCTGCTGATCCCGCGCGCACCTGCCAAAGCCCTCAACTCCGGACTGTTCTTCGCAGCGTATCCTGTGATCGGTTTCTTTCTGCTGCGCGGCGGCGGCCTGAAAGGTTTTGCCGTGCACTGGGTCGCCGATCTTGGATCGGGATTCGCGTCCAGCCTTGTGGACGCGGGTAACCAGCTCGCGGGCGCGGGAGCAACGATCAGTCGCGGCTGGCTCAGCCAGCCGGTCGCATTGCTTGGAAAGGCGCTGGCGTGGCTCGGCGAGGGGCTCGGCTGGCTGGTGTGGCCGCTGGAGTGGCTGCGCGATTACACCGAGCGATTCCATTCGCCGCTGTGGGCGGATTTGACGGCAACCGCTGTCATCGTATCGCTGTTTGTATTTTTCTTCACCGGCGGATTCCGCAACGGCTGGCGGGGACTGTTTCGCAGCATTGCGATCTTTGTCGGCATTGCCATCGTCATCAAGGTGATGCGTCTCGATCAGGGCGGCCTGCCGATTGTCGATACACGGTCGTGGGGCGGTCTCCTTGTGACGCTCGTGGTGTCGGTCACCGGCATCGTCGCGTCGATGCCGGTCGGCATCGTGCTGGCGCTTGGCCGCCGTTCGACCATTCCGCTGATCCGCGTATTCTCGATCGCCTTCATTGAATTCTGGCGCGGCGTGCCGCTGATCACGGTGCTGTTCTTCGCCACCTACATGCTGCCGCTGTTTCTGCCGGGCAACTTTACCGTCGATGGTCTGGTGCGCGTGCTGATCGGCATCGCGCTGTTCGCCGGCGCGTATAATGCCGAGGTCATTCGCGGCGGTTTGCAGGCCGTTCCACGCGGACAGCCGGAAGCGGCGAATGCGCTCGGATTGTCGTACTGGAAAACCACCGGGCTTATCGTGATGCCGCAGGCGTTGCGGAATGTCATTCCGGCTCTTGTCAACAGTTTCATCGCGCTGTTCAAGGACACGACGCTGGTGCTGATCGTGGCGATCTTCGACCTGCTCGGACAGTTGCGCGCGTCTTTCGCCGATCCGAACTGGGCGACGCCATCGACATTGTTCACCGGCTTTGCCTTCACCGGCATGATCTATTTCGTGTTCTGCTTTGGAATGTCGCGCTATTCGCTGTTCGTGGAACGCCGCTTGAACGTTCACAAGAATGTCTGAGATGAAATCATGACCGCAGATCCCATTGTCAGTATCTCGGGCCTTAACAAGTGGTTCGGCGACTTCCATGTGCTGCGCGACATCGACATGGCCGTCGGCCGCGGTGAACGCATCGTGGTCTGCGGACCGTCGGGCTCCGGCAAATCGACGTTGATCCGCTGCGTCAATGCGCTGGAGGAATTTCAGGAAGGCCGCATCGTCATCGATGGCATCGAGCTTGGTCCGAACCTGCGCCGCGTCGATGACGTGCGCCGCGAGGTCGGCATGGTGTTTCAGAGCTTCAACCTGTTTCCGCATCTGACCGTGCTGGAAAACTGCACGCTGGCGCCGATCTGGGTGCGCAATATTCCGAAGAAGGATGCTGAAGCCGCGGCGATGAAATACCTCGAGCGCGTCCGGATACCCGACAAGGCCAACAAGTATCCCGGCCAGATTTCAGGTGGTCAGCAGCAGCGCGTGGCGATTGCGCGTGCGCTGACGATGAATCCCAAGGTGATGCTGTTCGACGAGCCGACGTCCGCGCTCGACCCTGAAATGGTCAAGGAAGTGCTCGACACCATGGTCGATCTCGCCAGGGAGGGCATGACCATGCTGGTGGTCACCCATGAGATGGGCTTCGCCCGCGAGGTCGCGGACCGCGTCGTGTTCATGGATGCCGGTCAGATTGTCGAAGCGAATACGCCCGACAGGTTCTTCTCGAACCCGCAGCACGCACGGACGAAGTTGTTTCTCAGTCAGATTTTGCGGTAGCCCCTCGTCATTGCGAGGAGCACTTGCGACGACGCAATCCAGTTCTTTCTTATGTTCTGGATTGCTTCGCTTCGCTCGCAATGACGAAGAATTCACACCTTCTCGAACGGCGGTTTGATCGTGCTCTTCCGCTCAAGCCAGGCCGGCACCGGCAGATTCTTCGAGCGCAGAAAGTCCGGATTGAACAGCTTCGACTGGTAGCGGGTGCCGTAGTCGGCAAGGACGGTCACGATGGTGTGGCCGGGGCCAAGGTCTTTCGCGAGACGAATTGCGCCTGCGATATTGATGCCGGAGGAGCCGCCCACGCAGATACCCTCATGTTCGAGAAGGTCGAACACGATCGGCACGGCTTCCGCGTCTTCGATCAAATAGGCCTTGTCGACCTTGACGTCCTCGATGATCGCGGTGACGCGACCGAGGCCGATGCCTTCGGTCACCGAGCCGCCCTCGGTCGATTTGACCTCGCCGTGATCGAAGTAGTTGTACATTGCTGCGCCGCGCGGATCGGCCACGCCGATCATGATGTCTTGCTTCTTTTCGCGCAGGAAAGTGGCCGTTCCGGCGAGCGTGCCACCGCTGCCGATGGAGCAAATGAAGCCGTCGACCTTGCCGTTGGTCTGGTCCCAGATTTCGGGGCCGGTCGAAACGTAGTGCGCCTTGCGATTGTCGAGGTTGTTCCACTGGTCGGCGAAGATCACGCCGTTCTTCTCGGTCTTGCGTAGTTCATCCGCGAGCCGGCGGCCGATGTGCTGGTAATTGTCCGGATTGCTGTAGGGCAGCGCCGGCACTTCGACCAGTTCGGCGCCGAACAGCCGCAGCACGTCCTTCTTTTCCTGGCTTTGCGTTTCCGGGATCACGATGATGGTGCGGTAACCGCGCGCGGCGGCGACGAGGGCGAGGCCGATGCCGGTGTTGCCGGCGGTGCTCTCAACGACAAGGCCGCCGGGCCTGAGTTCGCCGCGCTTCTCCGCTTCGAGGATCATCTGCTTTCCGGCGCGGTCCTTGACCGACTGTCCCGGGTTCATGAACTCGGCTTTGCCAAGGATGGTGCAACCGGTCTCTTCGGAAGCGCGTTTCAGCTTGATGAGCGGAGTGTTGCCGATAGCGTCGATGACGTCTTTGCGAATGTGCATGATATTGAAGGACCTGGGACCGGCTGTGTCAGGAGGCAAAGGAAGGATGAGCTTATGCTCACAACCTAGAGGCCACCTGCCGTTCCGACAAGGGCAGCGCGTGCAGGCGTGATCTGCTGTGTTTCGGCCTTGGTTAACCCGATTTGGCGAACACCACCTGACGAACGTCGATGTTGCCGGACAGGAATCCTGCCTCGCAATAGGCGAGGTAGTATTCCCACAGCCGCCGGAAGCGCTCGTCGAATCCGAGCGGCATCAGGTTCGGCCACGCTGCGCGGAAGTTGTCTCTCCATGTCGCAAGCGTCTTGGCATAATCTTCTCCAAAAATGCGCTCGCGGATAACAGGAACACCGAACTTCTCGCCGAGCGATTTCAGCACCTGCGGCGAGGGCAGCATGCCGCCGGGAAAAACGTAGCGCTGGATGAAATCAACCTCGCGCCGATAGGCGCTGAAGAACTTGTCCTGAATGGTGATCGCCTGAATCCCCGCGAAGCCGCCGGGGACGAGGCGATCGCGAAGCTGGGTGAAGTACTGCGGCCAGAATTGCTCGCCGACGGCCTCGATCATTTCGATGGAGGCAATGCGGTCATATTGCCCGCGCTCGTCGCGGTAGTCCTGAAACCTGATCTCGACCTTGTCGTTCAGTCCCGCAGCCTGCATCCGCTTCTGCGCGAAGTCGCGCTGCTCGGTGCTGATGGTGAGCCCGACGACCTTTACGTCGTAATTCTTGGCGGCATACTCCGCGAAGCCGCCCCAGCCGCAGCCGATCTCAAGAACCTTCTGTCCGGGCTGCAGGTTGATCGCCTCCGCAAGGCGCCGGTACTTGTTGTGCTGCGCGGCGGTGAGGTCGTCGGTGCCGTCCTCGAACAGCGCGGATGAATAGGTCATGCTCGGGTCGAGCCATGCCGAGTAGAACGAGTTGCCGATGTCGTAATGCGCGTAGATGTTGCGGCGCGCCTGACGCTTGGTGTTGCGGTTGAACCAGTGACGAACCGACTGCACGAACCGCGCAATCGGTTTGTCGCCGAGCATGGTCTGGATCAGATCGTGATTGACGCAGAAAATATAAAGGAACTGCGTCAGGTTGGGCGTGTCCCATTCGCGGCGCAGATAGGATTCGGCAATGCCGATGTCGCCGCCGCGGGCAAGCCGCCATGCAAAGCCGTAGTTGTAGACCGTCATCTGCGCGGCGGGGCCGGGCTCAAGTCCGCCGCAGCGCACCACGCGGCCATCAGGCAGGGTGATGTCGAGCGTCCCGCGCCGGAGATTGGATGCGAACGTGAGTGCGAATTGGACCAGTTTGGGCACGTCAGGCAAAACCGCCTCGACGTTGTCGGGGGTCAGGGTGATCAGGTCAGACATCGCGCAATTCCATCAGTGTGATGTGGCTCTGGGTCCAAATCTTCTGCTCGCGTGTGCCGGCCGTTTGTCCGCCGAACTGTCCTTCTCTGTTGGTCTTGCCACAATTCTTGCGCCTTTGATCCAAAGACGCAAGGCCTCCCAATGTATCGCCGCCATGATTTTGAAAGTTACGAGCGGTAGCGCACCGAAGGTCCGGATCAGCGCAGCAGAGGTCAGTCGCCGCCGTTTACCATTGAACGTCGCTGCCAGAACGGGGCCTTCCGCGTCCGATTCCAGGATGCGCAGTTTCACGCGGTCCCCCGGCGGCGTGACGCGGAAACGGTATCGCATGGCCATGTCGATGAAGGGCGAGACATAGAAGAGCTTGTCCTGCTCCTGCCGGATGCCGGCTTCGCTGATCTCGTTCGGGGCAACGGGAAGCGCATAGGAATGGATTTCGCCGAACGTGTTGCGGACCTCGTAGATCAGCATCGCGAGAGTGCCGTCAGCGCGCGTGCAGAAGTAGACCGACAGCGGATTGAAGGTGTAGCTGAGCAGCCGCGGGTAGCACAGCAACAGGACCTTGCCGCCGCTCAGGTCGATCCCGTGTTCGGCCGCACGGCGCTGGACATAGACGCGCAGTGGCGAGCCGTCGCGGTCGCCGTGATCGATTTCATGGAAGCTGTAGAGCGCCGCGCGATTGACGCCGAACAGGCGTGACTGCCGGTCCGCCGCGTCCAGCCTGTCGAGGTCGATCAGCAGACTCATGACCCGGTAGCTGAAGCGATGGCCTATGAATCTGGAATTTATGGGTTTGAGCCGCGCATGCATGACGTCGCCGAGATACAGCGACGCTGCCTCGTTGGAATTAGCCTGCTTGCTCGCTTCGTCCGGCAGCATGATCACTCCGCCGCTTGTGCAAGTTCTTGGGGCGGCTCGCGCCATGGGACCGATGCTCCCAGAGCTTCCGCGATCGCAAATCCCGACCGCAAGCCGTCTTCGTGAAATCCGTATCCGGTCCAAGCGCCGCAGAACCAGGTACGGCGCTTGCCCTGAATGTCCGGCAAGCGCGTCTGCGCCGCGAACGCCGCCGGATCGAACTGCGGATGATCGCACAGGTGGCGGCCGAAGGTGAGCGCCGGATCGGGTGCGAAGGGCGGATTGAGGCTGACGAACAGCGGCAGTGCATTGTCGAGGCCCTGAAGCGGATTCATCCAGTAAGTCACCGCGACGTCATTGACCGCCGCGCCGTCGCGCTTCCAGCGCAAGAAGTTCCAAGAGGCCCAGGCGTTTCTGCGCTTCGGCATCAGCCGTGGATCGCGATGCAGATAGACGGTGTTCGGGGCGTAGCGAATGTCGCCGAGCACGCTGCGCTCGTTCGCGTCGGCATCGGACAGCATCTTCAGGGCCTGATCGCTGTGGGCCGCGATCACGACGTGATCGTAGGTGTCGGTGTGTCCGAGGCTGTCCTTCACGACAACCCCGTGGCTGGTGCGCTCGATGGACGTGACGGCGCAACCGAGCCGCAGGCGATCGCGGAATGCAGCTGTCAGCTTGTCGACATACACCTGGCTGCCGCCCCTGATCGATCGCCATTTCGGGCGGTCGTATTGCAGCAGGCGGTGATTGTTGAAGAACGCGACGAAGTTCTCGGCCGGAAAATCCAGAATGCGGTCGGCGGGTGCCGACCATATCGCAGCCCCCATCGGCGCGAGGTAGTCCGACAACAGTCGCGGCGCGAAACCGCGCATCGTGAAGTAGTCACCGAGCGACAGATCCTTGAGCGTTCCGTCTGCGTGATCCTTCACGCTCGTGTCGTTGAACACGAGAATGTCGCGCAACATCCAGAGATAGGACGGGGAGAGCAGGTTGCGCGGCTGCGCGAACAGGCCTTTCGCGGTCTCCGGCCATGTATCGCCGCCGCCCTTCCACTCGAAGCGGCCCGCGTCGGCGGTGACCGCGAAACTCATGCAGCTCTCGAC is from Afipia massiliensis and encodes:
- a CDS encoding amino acid ABC transporter permease, which translates into the protein MANEPRKPPLQLVARLRRALGGQAGWSGVVVQILFVALVVWVGYEIVDNARANLQTQRIASGFGFMSNTAGFAVSQALIPFTESDSYARVFVVGLLNTLLVSIVGIVIATIIGVLVALGRLSPNWLLARIAGGYVELIRNLPLLFQILFWYLAVLATLPSPRQSISLFGTVFLSNRGLIVPDPVPQQPFGVFVVAIAIGIVASLAMRAYARRQLFVAGEKLTIWPFVLAMLIGLPALAIAMFGAPVTFDMPQLRGFNFVGGAKVLPEFAALTIALSTYTAAFIAEIVRAGLQSVPKGQMEAGASLGLSRGETLRLVIIPQAMRVILPPLTNQYLNLTKNSSLAVAIGYPDLFSVFAGTALSQTGQAVEIIALTMGVYLLISLVTSAIMSFYGWRLNRSLAA
- a CDS encoding phosphatase PAP2 family protein; translated protein: MATDISGSHPRNYVTDVGLVAWQSVTRLVRAPSHSRCAEARRALARRWLGLAVLTAFTIGILMVAADVATIKLMPARGTASLWPLRWFTELGKSTYVLWALAGGLIVILLMLPRLAGISRQALIAFGVRVQYIFFSVLTAVLCAEFLKYIIGRSRPFVGGEANAFYFSHFAGNPAFESLPSGHATTAFALAFAVSAVWRKTTLVMLVYAVLICISRVILLAHHPSDVVGGALTGVVCAMFVRYWFAARRLGFSIGRDGSIEPLAGPSGASLKRVARQALAP
- the metC gene encoding cystathionine beta-lyase, whose translation is MNSRKDDRSSAPLDPQTELVTSGRDTLAQKGFINPPIVRGSTVLYPTAEDLHAHRGEYQYGRHGTPTTKALQQALMALEGPNCAGVGLAPSGVAAISTALLAILKAGDHLLVIDSAYRPTRNFCDALLKRYGIETTYFDPLIGAGIEKLFKPNTRAVLVEAPGSQSFEMPDIPAIAAVAHAKGALVVDDNTWATPLFHRSLDQGVDISIQAGTKYIGGHSDIMFGTISANAKTWPSITEAIRLLGVCAGPDDVFLALRGLRTLAVRLAHHQQAGLDMARWFATRPEVQRVIHPALESDPGHAIWKRDFTGATGLFSIVLKPASKQAVDAFLDTVTLFGMGYSWGGFESLVIPFDCSSYRTATTWNPGGPTLRFHIGLENLDDLKADLARGFDAFNAAK
- a CDS encoding glycosyltransferase family 2 protein; translation: MSEHQTNPGLPAPDVSIVVPVRNEQDNVAPLIAEIAAALDGRWAYEIIYVNDGSTDATGERLAAEMQKRNNLRQIRHAASSGQSAAVRTGIRAARGRIVATLDGDGQNNPAFLPDLIEAIEKGGDKVGLAAGQRVGRKDTGFKKFQSRTANGVRNAILHDGTRDTGCGLKALRRDVFLALPYFDGLHRFLPALVRREGYDIVYVDVIDRPRHSGVSNYGFFDRLWIGIMDLAGVWWLIRRKKSTPVATEVS
- a CDS encoding cysteine synthase A, with the protein product MHIRKDVIDAIGNTPLIKLKRASEETGCTILGKAEFMNPGQSVKDRAGKQMILEAEKRGELRPGGLVVESTAGNTGIGLALVAAARGYRTIIVIPETQSQEKKDVLRLFGAELVEVPALPYSNPDNYQHIGRRLADELRKTEKNGVIFADQWNNLDNRKAHYVSTGPEIWDQTNGKVDGFICSIGSGGTLAGTATFLREKKQDIMIGVADPRGAAMYNYFDHGEVKSTEGGSVTEGIGLGRVTAIIEDVKVDKAYLIEDAEAVPIVFDLLEHEGICVGGSSGINIAGAIRLAKDLGPGHTIVTVLADYGTRYQSKLFNPDFLRSKNLPVPAWLERKSTIKPPFEKV
- a CDS encoding lipid-A-disaccharide synthase N-terminal domain-containing protein: MLIQFGQDLGNYLYDVFVAKFDFWLAFGLVAQLLFTARFLVQWISSERAGQSVVPMAFWFFSMAGGLMTLIYGVAKREPVIILGQSLATIIYIRNIMLIIKSRGTGSKVEKT
- a CDS encoding amino acid ABC transporter permease, encoding MTEQATSFVRQNIVEARRAPVRTTGLIGFARERLFNSPLNIAMTLIGAVLLWLILVPVVKFLLVDAVWQGSDRNACLESNVGRVVGACWPYIQAKLDQFIYGFYPAEERWRVNLTFALGALLLLPLLIPRAPAKALNSGLFFAAYPVIGFFLLRGGGLKGFAVHWVADLGSGFASSLVDAGNQLAGAGATISRGWLSQPVALLGKALAWLGEGLGWLVWPLEWLRDYTERFHSPLWADLTATAVIVSLFVFFFTGGFRNGWRGLFRSIAIFVGIAIVIKVMRLDQGGLPIVDTRSWGGLLVTLVVSVTGIVASMPVGIVLALGRRSTIPLIRVFSIAFIEFWRGVPLITVLFFATYMLPLFLPGNFTVDGLVRVLIGIALFAGAYNAEVIRGGLQAVPRGQPEAANALGLSYWKTTGLIVMPQALRNVIPALVNSFIALFKDTTLVLIVAIFDLLGQLRASFADPNWATPSTLFTGFAFTGMIYFVFCFGMSRYSLFVERRLNVHKNV
- a CDS encoding amino acid ABC transporter ATP-binding protein; translated protein: MTADPIVSISGLNKWFGDFHVLRDIDMAVGRGERIVVCGPSGSGKSTLIRCVNALEEFQEGRIVIDGIELGPNLRRVDDVRREVGMVFQSFNLFPHLTVLENCTLAPIWVRNIPKKDAEAAAMKYLERVRIPDKANKYPGQISGGQQQRVAIARALTMNPKVMLFDEPTSALDPEMVKEVLDTMVDLAREGMTMLVVTHEMGFAREVADRVVFMDAGQIVEANTPDRFFSNPQHARTKLFLSQILR
- a CDS encoding amino acid ABC transporter substrate-binding protein: MKRVSLALISIVSAFAVQSALAQTQDKPKDRGTLQGVKDRGTLSCGVSQGLPGFSAPDDKGNWTGLDVDVCRALAAAIFNDPSKVKFVPLSAKDRFTALQSGEIDVLSRNSTWTLSRDTSLGLNYTGISYYDGQGFMIRKSLKVNSALELNGASICVQTGTTNEQNTSDYFKGNNMKYELIAFGTADETLKAYESGRCDVFTSDVSQLYAERLKVAAPNDHAVLPEVISKEPLGPVVRHGDDQWFDIVKWTLFAMINAEEYAITQKNVDEMAKSSKPELKRMFGTDGNLGEQLGLTKDWVTRIIKATGNYGESFDRNVGAGSKLNIARGLNKLWNQGGLQYAPPIR